The following proteins are co-located in the Hevea brasiliensis isolate MT/VB/25A 57/8 chromosome 11, ASM3005281v1, whole genome shotgun sequence genome:
- the LOC110652535 gene encoding protein DOG1-like 4 yields MSIYNTYKGRLRIIELKLGVSNAYSWVTGWKPSAVFKLVNSIRTNGVPSSSLVELTQEHMRKVEVLRVKIRLEEEKVEREMERQQVAVVDMKMAELVRLVVRVKNGEQVRQVEGLVEVALKGVMAGQEKVMKAANCARLRTLKGVLDVLSPLQCVEFLARISMLQIQLR; encoded by the exons ATGAGTATCTACAACACCTACAAAGGGCGTCTGAGGATTATCGAGCTAAAACTGGGTGTGAGC AATGCGTATTCTTGGGTTACTGGGTGGAAACCTTCAGCAGTATTTAAATTGGTTAACTCAATAAGGACAAATGGTGTTCCCAGTTCGAGTCTAGTTGAATTGACACAAGAACATATGAGAAAGGTTgaggttttgagggtgaaaataaGGTTAGAAGAGGAGAAGGTGGAGAGGGAAATGGAGAGGCAACAAGTGGCTGTAGTAGACATGAAGATGGCAGAGCTGGTAAGGTTGGTGGTTCGAGTGAAGAATGGGGAGCAAGTGAGGCAGGTGGAGGGACTGGTGGAGGTGGCACTGAAAGGAGTAATGGCAGGACAAGAGAAGGTGATGAAAGCAGCAAACTGTGCAAGGCTTAGGACTTTGAAGGGAGTTTTGGATGTTTTGAGCCCACTACAATGTGTGGAGTTCTTGGCTAGGATTAGCATGCTTCAAATTCAGTTAAGATAA